One Arcobacter sp. LA11 genomic window carries:
- a CDS encoding flagellin, which yields GSTQNQVESAVRNLMTQSTNVKAAESIIRDVDYAAESANFNKQNIISQAGSYAISQANQVQQNVLRLLQ from the coding sequence AGGTTCGACTCAAAACCAAGTAGAATCTGCGGTTAGAAACTTAATGACTCAGTCTACTAATGTTAAGGCTGCTGAATCTATTATTAGAGATGTTGATTACGCTGCAGAATCTGCAAACTTCAACAAACAGAACATTATTTCTCAAGCTGGTTCTTATGCTATTAGTCAGGCGAATCAAGTACAACAAAACGTTTTAAGATTATTACAGTAA